From a region of the Methylomonas rapida genome:
- the rapA gene encoding RNA polymerase-associated protein RapA: MNDFIPGQRWISNTESELGLGMILETEFNRVTVLFLATGDKRVYARDNAPLTRVKFIEGDVIESTDYVKITVQQVQQHNGLLSYIGLDEDGQLQQIDEMELNHHIQFNKPQDRLFTGQFDPSAWFSLRFETWRRQQQHQQSAAKGLLGARAALIPHQIYIAHQAANRVAPRIMLADEVGLGKTIEAGLILHHRLINGLSQRVLILVPEALMYQWLVEMLRRFNLRFSLLDETRCLACPDENPFAAEQLVLCSQQFFADFPERQAQALDAGWDMVVVDEAHHLEWSEQSPSSDYLFVEQLANSVDGLILLTATPEQLGKESHFARLRLLDPDRFYNFHQFIQEESQFAPVAELANQLISAQPLSREQQSRLKTLLQHDNVDKLLQQFNDEPDNQDVCEELIKLLLDHHGTGRILFRNSRHTVQGFPDRQRHGYPLTGEATAELASSPYFSWLVAKLKELGDEKALLICQRAETVIQLEQLLRQHVGHTAAVFHEGMSIVERDRAAAFFADDESRAQVLLCSEIGSEGRNFQFVRHLILFDLPRNPDLLQQRIGRLDRIGQKHVIQIHIPYLIDSPRHLLFRWYDEGLDAFRHNCSAAGQVAKQLDAELTELLAGSNQASHEAFIDKTRRLTAQIEAELHNGRDQLLELNSCRPVEASVLIDQLHRIERDDSFWPYMEAMFDCYGVDVEYHSKDCHILWPSENLRIAHFPMLQDDGLTVTVSRDVALAREDMQFLTQEHPMVLAAMDLVLSSETGNAAVSIIKQPQLKAGQFLLELLFVVECSAPAHLQIGRFLPHTPLRVLIDQNKKDLTAAIAHDSMLETGDNVDKAQITQFLSAQRQHVQEMIQVGEQKATLMMQKLITESSNQMIAVFTGEIKRMVRLKTINPSIKDQEIQQLKEMTMLAHESIQEAQLRLDAVRFVITS, translated from the coding sequence ATGAACGACTTTATCCCCGGCCAGCGCTGGATTAGCAATACCGAGTCGGAACTCGGTTTAGGCATGATTTTGGAAACGGAATTCAATCGCGTGACGGTGCTTTTTCTCGCAACTGGCGACAAGCGCGTCTATGCGCGCGACAACGCGCCGTTGACGCGGGTGAAATTCATCGAAGGTGATGTCATCGAGTCCACCGATTACGTGAAGATCACCGTGCAGCAAGTGCAACAGCACAATGGATTATTGAGCTATATCGGCTTGGATGAAGACGGGCAATTGCAGCAAATCGATGAAATGGAACTCAATCATCATATTCAATTCAACAAGCCTCAGGATAGATTGTTTACTGGACAGTTCGATCCCAGCGCCTGGTTTAGTCTCCGCTTTGAAACCTGGCGGCGCCAGCAGCAGCATCAACAATCGGCGGCCAAAGGTTTGCTGGGTGCAAGGGCGGCATTGATTCCGCATCAGATTTACATCGCTCATCAGGCCGCCAATAGGGTGGCGCCGCGTATCATGCTGGCCGACGAAGTCGGTTTGGGCAAAACCATAGAAGCCGGCTTGATTCTGCATCACCGTTTGATCAATGGCTTGAGCCAGCGCGTGCTGATTTTGGTGCCAGAAGCCTTGATGTATCAATGGTTGGTGGAAATGCTGCGGCGCTTTAATCTGCGTTTCAGCTTGCTCGACGAAACCCGTTGTCTGGCCTGCCCCGATGAAAACCCGTTTGCGGCCGAACAATTGGTGTTGTGCAGCCAACAGTTTTTTGCCGATTTTCCCGAGCGTCAGGCGCAAGCCTTGGATGCTGGCTGGGACATGGTGGTAGTGGATGAGGCGCACCATCTGGAATGGAGCGAACAATCGCCGAGCTCCGATTATTTGTTTGTCGAGCAATTGGCAAACAGCGTGGATGGTTTGATTTTGTTGACGGCGACCCCGGAGCAATTGGGCAAGGAAAGTCATTTCGCCCGCTTGCGCCTGCTCGATCCTGATCGTTTTTATAATTTTCACCAATTCATTCAGGAGGAAAGCCAATTTGCCCCGGTTGCCGAATTGGCCAATCAGCTGATCTCGGCCCAGCCCTTGAGCAGGGAGCAGCAAAGCCGACTTAAAACGTTGCTACAGCACGACAACGTCGACAAGTTGTTACAGCAGTTCAATGATGAGCCTGACAATCAGGATGTGTGCGAGGAGCTGATCAAGCTGTTATTGGATCATCACGGCACCGGGCGGATTTTGTTCCGAAATTCCCGTCATACCGTGCAAGGCTTTCCAGATCGCCAGCGCCATGGTTATCCTTTGACAGGCGAGGCGACGGCCGAGTTGGCGAGCAGTCCTTACTTTTCGTGGTTGGTCGCCAAGCTGAAAGAACTGGGTGACGAAAAAGCCCTGCTGATTTGCCAGAGGGCTGAAACCGTGATTCAGCTGGAACAATTGTTGCGCCAACATGTCGGGCATACCGCGGCGGTATTTCATGAAGGCATGAGCATCGTCGAGCGCGACCGGGCCGCGGCGTTTTTTGCCGATGACGAAAGCAGGGCGCAAGTCCTGTTATGTTCGGAAATCGGTAGCGAGGGACGTAATTTTCAGTTCGTGCGTCACTTGATTTTGTTCGATTTGCCGCGTAACCCCGATTTGTTGCAGCAGCGTATCGGCCGGCTAGATCGTATCGGGCAAAAACACGTGATTCAGATTCACATTCCTTATTTGATCGATAGTCCACGGCATTTATTGTTTCGTTGGTATGACGAGGGGCTGGACGCCTTCCGGCATAATTGTTCCGCTGCGGGACAGGTCGCCAAACAACTGGATGCAGAATTGACGGAATTACTGGCGGGTTCTAATCAAGCGAGTCACGAAGCATTCATCGACAAGACTCGTAGGCTGACCGCGCAAATCGAAGCGGAGCTCCACAACGGCCGCGATCAGCTACTGGAGCTGAATTCCTGCCGGCCGGTCGAGGCGTCGGTATTGATCGATCAACTCCATCGGATCGAGCGCGATGACAGCTTTTGGCCTTATATGGAGGCAATGTTCGATTGTTATGGTGTCGATGTCGAATACCATTCGAAGGATTGTCATATCCTGTGGCCGAGCGAAAACTTGCGCATCGCGCATTTTCCGATGCTCCAGGACGATGGCTTGACGGTCACCGTAAGTCGGGATGTGGCATTGGCTCGGGAGGATATGCAATTCCTGACCCAGGAGCATCCCATGGTGTTGGCGGCGATGGATTTGGTGTTGTCCAGTGAAACCGGCAACGCGGCGGTTAGCATCATCAAGCAGCCGCAGCTGAAAGCGGGGCAATTCTTGCTGGAATTGCTGTTCGTCGTCGAATGCAGCGCGCCGGCACATCTGCAAATCGGGCGTTTCTTGCCGCATACGCCGCTGCGAGTATTGATCGATCAGAACAAAAAAGATTTGACGGCGGCGATTGCGCACGATTCCATGCTCGAAACTGGCGACAATGTCGATAAGGCTCAAATCACGCAGTTTTTGAGCGCCCAGCGTCAACATGTTCAGGAAATGATCCAGGTCGGAGAGCAAAAGGCCACGCTAATGATGCAAAAACTGATCACCGAAAGCAGCAACCAGATGATTGCGGTATTTACCGGTGAGATAAAGCGCATGGTCAGATTGAAAACAATCAATCCCAGCATCAAGGATCAGGAAATTCAGCAATTAAAGGAAATGACCATGCTGGCACATGAGAGCATCCAGGAAGCGCAATTGAGGCTGGATGCTGTGCGGTTCGTCATAACCAGTTAA
- a CDS encoding PilZ domain-containing protein yields MRSEKRIHKRIRPKGLQAGLTFNSHDQEIALDADILDISYSGIRVKLKQPIAADMTGNIRINMILPESNTPFCVHGILKHQAAKDELGLHYIDHIDGSIDDLMFECVELDENTVFIKTH; encoded by the coding sequence ATGAGATCGGAAAAACGCATACACAAACGTATTAGGCCCAAGGGCTTGCAAGCCGGTTTGACCTTTAATTCGCATGATCAGGAAATCGCTCTGGATGCCGACATTTTGGACATCAGTTACAGCGGCATTCGAGTCAAACTGAAACAACCCATTGCCGCCGACATGACAGGCAACATCAGAATCAACATGATATTGCCTGAATCCAATACTCCCTTTTGCGTTCACGGCATTTTAAAGCATCAAGCCGCGAAGGACGAACTAGGTTTGCATTATATCGATCATATCGATGGCTCTATCGACGATCTGATGTTCGAATGCGTGGAACTCGACGAAAACACGGTGTTTATCAAAACCCATTGA
- a CDS encoding DEAD/DEAH box helicase: MLFSELNLSPQLLQAVAEQGYQTPTPVQAQAIPVVLQGRDVLAGAQTGTGKTAGFTLPLLQLLQNQPIPQKPRPVRVLILTPTRELAMQVYESVRTYGKHLPFFAEAIFGGVSIKPQIQKMQRGTDIVVATPGRLLDLIQQQHLDLSRVEHFVLDEADRMLDMGFIRDIRKIIALLPAKRQNLFFSATYAPEVSALAEQILNDPVEIAVAKRNAAADTVSQLVYPIKREYKRELLSFLIGDGHWQQVLVFVRTKHGADRLCKQLIKDGIRCAALHGDKSQGARVRALDEFKNGDITALIATDIAARGLDIDQLPHVVNFDLPQVAEDYVHRIGRTGRAGAEGQAISLVDPEEAHLLGAIQKLLKRDIPQVADTGYESVSLNVNSTAKSKPVQKANAAAKPQTRRPAHATAKPAAAGKSGSANQSGKGRRQTNRQRAVSR, from the coding sequence ATGTTATTTTCAGAGTTAAATTTATCGCCGCAACTGTTGCAAGCTGTGGCGGAACAAGGCTATCAAACGCCAACCCCCGTCCAGGCGCAGGCCATCCCTGTCGTTTTGCAAGGCCGCGACGTATTGGCGGGCGCGCAGACAGGCACCGGTAAAACCGCCGGTTTTACCTTGCCGCTCTTGCAGTTGCTGCAAAATCAGCCGATTCCGCAAAAGCCAAGGCCGGTGAGAGTGTTGATCTTGACGCCGACTCGGGAGCTTGCGATGCAAGTCTATGAGAGTGTCAGAACGTACGGGAAGCATTTGCCGTTTTTCGCTGAAGCGATTTTTGGTGGGGTTAGCATCAAGCCGCAGATCCAAAAAATGCAGCGTGGTACCGATATCGTCGTGGCGACGCCGGGCAGGCTGCTGGATTTGATTCAACAGCAACACCTGGATTTGTCCCGAGTCGAGCATTTCGTGCTCGACGAGGCAGATCGCATGCTGGACATGGGCTTCATTCGCGATATTCGCAAAATCATCGCTTTGTTGCCTGCAAAACGGCAAAACCTGTTCTTCTCCGCGACCTATGCGCCCGAGGTCAGTGCTCTGGCCGAGCAGATACTCAACGATCCGGTGGAGATTGCCGTTGCGAAACGCAACGCGGCGGCGGACACGGTATCGCAACTGGTTTATCCGATCAAACGCGAGTACAAGCGTGAGCTGTTGTCTTTCTTGATTGGTGACGGCCATTGGCAACAGGTGTTGGTGTTCGTGCGCACCAAGCACGGCGCCGACCGGCTGTGTAAACAGTTGATCAAGGACGGCATTCGTTGCGCGGCATTGCATGGCGATAAAAGCCAGGGAGCGAGGGTGCGTGCGCTGGACGAATTCAAAAATGGCGACATCACGGCCTTGATTGCGACGGATATTGCCGCGCGCGGCCTGGACATCGATCAATTGCCGCACGTGGTGAACTTCGATCTGCCGCAAGTGGCGGAAGATTATGTGCATCGCATCGGCCGCACCGGCCGGGCGGGCGCGGAAGGCCAGGCTATTTCCCTGGTCGACCCGGAAGAGGCGCATTTGCTGGGGGCGATTCAGAAGCTCTTGAAGCGAGATATTCCGCAAGTGGCCGACACAGGTTATGAAAGCGTGTCATTGAATGTCAACAGTACAGCCAAGTCCAAGCCGGTACAAAAAGCCAACGCCGCAGCCAAACCACAAACCAGGCGGCCCGCACATGCCACAGCAAAACCGGCTGCCGCTGGAAAATCAGGCTCGGCCAACCAGTCCGGCAAAGGACGCAGGCAAACTAATCGCCAGCGCGCTGTATCACGTTAG
- a CDS encoding cupin domain-containing protein gives MNISLASVFADIPQQLPEELCQTLFRNPTVRIERILSLGHQTPAGAWYDQAESEWVILLQGQARISFADAEPVDLKPGDYLLIPAHCKHRVDWTASDQVSIWLAVHALEPDPNVIQRAGD, from the coding sequence ATGAACATCAGCCTTGCGTCCGTGTTTGCCGATATTCCCCAGCAATTACCCGAGGAATTATGCCAAACCTTGTTTCGGAATCCCACCGTCCGCATCGAGCGCATATTGTCCCTCGGCCATCAAACGCCGGCAGGCGCATGGTACGATCAAGCAGAAAGCGAATGGGTCATTTTACTGCAGGGCCAAGCTCGCATCAGCTTTGCCGACGCCGAACCGGTTGACTTGAAGCCGGGCGATTATTTGCTGATACCCGCGCATTGCAAGCATCGGGTCGATTGGACCGCCAGCGATCAGGTCAGCATCTGGCTGGCGGTTCATGCGCTTGAACCAGACCCTAACGTGATACAGCGCGCTGGCGATTAG
- a CDS encoding HvfX family Cu-binding RiPP maturation protein, with translation MNNKTFSELMAVAIEKTPDIVRLIRHGCDKAKCMDFIAPLLLRLYLAPVFWMAGTKKFISFSDTVEWFGNSEWGLGLPLPYLLVFLVALLETLGALFLLFGFATRAMSLPLMVIMLVAALTTHWSNGWLAIATGSGIFASDRTVGAMERLEQAKQILQAQGDYQWLTENGSLVILNNGIEFAATYFVMLLVLFFMGGGRFVSADYWLVRRYFND, from the coding sequence ATGAATAATAAGACGTTTTCTGAACTGATGGCGGTGGCGATAGAAAAAACGCCTGATATCGTGCGCTTGATCAGGCATGGTTGTGATAAAGCCAAGTGTATGGATTTTATCGCGCCATTGCTATTACGCTTATATTTGGCCCCGGTGTTTTGGATGGCCGGCACCAAGAAATTCATTAGTTTTTCCGATACCGTCGAATGGTTCGGCAACAGCGAATGGGGATTGGGCTTGCCGCTGCCTTATTTGTTAGTATTTCTGGTGGCGTTGCTGGAGACGTTGGGGGCGTTGTTTTTATTGTTCGGCTTCGCGACGCGCGCGATGTCGCTGCCGCTGATGGTGATCATGCTGGTTGCGGCGCTTACGACGCATTGGAGCAATGGCTGGCTGGCGATTGCGACCGGCAGCGGCATTTTTGCCAGCGACCGGACCGTGGGAGCGATGGAGCGCCTGGAACAGGCTAAACAGATCCTGCAAGCGCAGGGCGATTATCAATGGCTCACCGAAAACGGCAGTTTGGTGATTTTAAATAACGGCATCGAATTTGCCGCGACCTATTTTGTGATGCTGCTGGTGTTGTTTTTTATGGGCGGCGGCCGTTTCGTCAGTGCCGATTATTGGTTGGTGCGCCGTTATTTCAACGATTGA
- a CDS encoding DUF2288 domain-containing protein encodes MTLDHSALEKAKVNLETSLLPWLELQRFFAAGLAIAVEPGLDLVEVAYQFSRDNKALVEEWLKNRRIGPVSDQQATDWFNDKADVWAVVVKPWVLVQDGSARRSP; translated from the coding sequence ATGACCCTAGACCACAGCGCATTGGAAAAAGCGAAAGTGAATTTGGAAACCTCGCTCCTGCCTTGGCTGGAGTTGCAGCGCTTTTTCGCGGCGGGATTGGCCATAGCCGTAGAACCAGGGCTGGATTTGGTCGAAGTGGCCTATCAATTTTCGCGCGACAACAAAGCACTGGTCGAAGAATGGCTGAAAAATCGCCGGATTGGTCCGGTTTCGGACCAGCAGGCAACGGACTGGTTCAACGACAAAGCAGATGTCTGGGCGGTTGTCGTCAAACCTTGGGTATTGGTACAAGACGGCAGCGCCAGGCGCAGTCCTTGA
- a CDS encoding TPR end-of-group domain-containing protein, translated as MSLLSSFKKRSTLDAAIKQVAQARKSESGKAEQLYKSAYQGFASVIADNLMFSEALYHWGFALLHEARSKLQPAEAIEIYEDAISKFSFCLLTAPNYLGAAIDGGVAFMELAHISPDDGRAALYGLAEDFFEKAGKIQKGSAAYNLACIYALRGDEQACQLALQQAREFGSLPDVDNILQDVDMDNVKQAAWFKDFIEELKARPEPQREKLADVEIESEPKFKLKKTEEFDYYSTGKTEK; from the coding sequence ATGTCACTTTTGAGTTCATTTAAAAAGCGTTCAACCCTGGACGCCGCCATCAAGCAAGTCGCGCAAGCCCGCAAAAGCGAATCAGGTAAAGCCGAGCAGCTGTATAAAAGCGCTTATCAAGGTTTTGCCAGTGTGATTGCCGATAATTTGATGTTCTCGGAAGCCCTGTATCACTGGGGATTTGCCTTGCTGCACGAGGCCAGAAGCAAGCTGCAACCAGCCGAAGCCATAGAGATATACGAAGACGCGATTTCCAAGTTTTCCTTTTGTTTGTTGACGGCGCCTAATTACCTGGGAGCCGCGATCGATGGCGGTGTGGCATTCATGGAATTGGCGCATATCAGCCCTGATGATGGGAGAGCGGCTTTGTATGGATTGGCGGAAGATTTTTTCGAAAAGGCGGGCAAGATCCAAAAAGGTAGTGCGGCCTATAATTTGGCCTGCATCTATGCCTTGCGCGGCGACGAACAGGCTTGTCAGCTGGCTTTGCAGCAGGCCAGGGAATTTGGTAGCTTGCCCGATGTCGACAATATTTTGCAAGATGTCGATATGGATAACGTCAAGCAAGCCGCATGGTTCAAGGATTTTATCGAAGAGCTGAAGGCGCGGCCCGAACCTCAGCGTGAAAAACTGGCCGATGTCGAAATTGAATCCGAACCCAAATTCAAATTGAAAAAGACCGAAGAATTCGATTATTACTCGACAGGCAAAACAGAGAAATAA
- a CDS encoding DUF1415 domain-containing protein produces the protein MIDQQIIHATQTWLKSFIIAFNICPFAKREQQRNSIRYRVARPNGLENTLETLSDECDYLDTHPETETTLLIFADMFADFDDYLDMLALAEQLLIAQGYEGIYQLASFHPDYHFETETEDSDDPANYTNRSPYPMLHLIREESLDRALANYPDPENIPVRNIKLTRELGLEKLQALLVACYAEH, from the coding sequence ATGATCGATCAACAAATCATTCACGCCACGCAAACTTGGTTAAAGTCCTTCATCATTGCCTTCAATATTTGCCCGTTTGCCAAACGGGAGCAGCAACGCAATAGCATACGCTACCGGGTCGCGCGACCCAATGGTTTGGAAAATACGCTGGAAACACTGAGTGACGAATGCGATTATCTCGACACCCATCCCGAAACGGAAACGACACTGCTGATTTTTGCGGACATGTTTGCGGACTTCGATGATTATCTTGATATGCTGGCGCTGGCAGAACAACTGTTGATAGCGCAAGGTTATGAAGGCATTTACCAATTGGCCAGTTTCCACCCCGACTATCATTTCGAAACAGAGACCGAGGATAGTGATGATCCAGCCAATTACACCAACCGCTCACCCTACCCCATGCTGCATCTCATCCGCGAGGAAAGCCTCGATCGCGCGTTGGCCAACTATCCCGACCCTGAAAATATCCCAGTTCGCAATATCAAATTGACTCGCGAACTGGGCTTGGAAAAACTGCAAGCCTTATTGGTGGCCTGCTATGCTGAACATTAA
- a CDS encoding thermonuclease family protein, which yields MSNKAVDSLLVLLMLVSSTVPAEVFKSVDSQGRPHYSDRRRDNAEILSVTPGVSYYFVEKVFDGDTILLADGQKVRLLGVNTPEVAGRNKAAEPGGDAAKAWLKQRLEHKRVRLEFDVEKQDKYMRTLAYVFSEDQRHINEELVRGGFAAVNIYPPNLKYVDALMAAQQNAEQAEMGIWRDRAYAARGFETLNAENYKGWKRISGAIQAVKKTRKYSYLQFSGQVAVRIENKSLNLFPALRGYIGKRVEARGWVIKNKDRFVLPVRHPGELKVM from the coding sequence ATGTCAAATAAAGCAGTGGATTCTCTGCTGGTATTGCTAATGCTGGTATCCAGCACCGTTCCGGCCGAAGTGTTCAAGTCGGTGGATAGCCAAGGTCGGCCTCACTATTCCGACCGCAGGCGAGATAATGCCGAAATTTTATCCGTTACGCCCGGTGTTTCTTATTATTTCGTGGAAAAAGTGTTCGACGGCGATACGATTTTATTGGCTGACGGGCAAAAAGTGCGCTTGTTGGGCGTCAATACGCCTGAGGTGGCAGGACGGAACAAGGCTGCGGAGCCTGGTGGCGATGCCGCCAAAGCCTGGCTGAAACAACGCCTTGAGCATAAAAGGGTGCGTCTGGAGTTTGATGTCGAAAAGCAAGACAAGTACATGCGCACTTTGGCTTATGTCTTTAGCGAAGATCAGCGGCATATCAATGAAGAATTGGTGCGTGGCGGATTTGCGGCCGTCAATATTTACCCGCCCAATTTGAAATACGTCGATGCCTTGATGGCGGCTCAACAAAACGCGGAGCAAGCCGAGATGGGTATTTGGCGGGACCGGGCTTACGCCGCGAGAGGTTTCGAAACCCTGAATGCCGAGAACTACAAAGGTTGGAAACGCATAAGCGGCGCAATACAGGCAGTGAAAAAGACAAGAAAATACAGTTATCTGCAGTTTTCCGGGCAGGTGGCCGTCAGAATAGAAAATAAATCGTTAAATTTGTTTCCGGCGTTACGCGGTTATATCGGCAAACGGGTAGAAGCCAGAGGGTGGGTCATCAAAAACAAGGATCGCTTCGTACTGCCGGTTCGGCATCCTGGTGAATTGAAAGTGATGTGA
- a CDS encoding OmpA family protein — translation MRTTLTLSAALVAALLSGCATQSSNTFQPFQAEDLSAQVKAGLLVQKTNTFFVLNDSSSSMGKTFLNSAEYSGTKLDVEKNLLNKFNKTIPAIPLSSGLRSFGFGPCLGWSHTHLNQPLQNYSKAGFDSAITSLTCSSGGTPLAEAIEASNADLASASGNIALLVFSDGMDEFSPLPAAQALKARYGDRLCIYTVWVGNEQDAPGQTNLQEVANISNCGFATDVNAISNPAGMGNFVKNVFFKPGSPVKECSQLDDDNDGVNNCLDKCPNTPKGAKVDKDGCWAYHGIFFDFDSDKIKPNFDPALENAVEVLHINPELSIEIQGHTDSFGSDDYNLNLSERRAKAVKNELIRRGIDGHRMSTIGYGESKPADTNETDEGRAYNRRVVFDRAKK, via the coding sequence ATGAGAACGACACTCACCCTCTCGGCGGCATTGGTAGCCGCCCTGCTATCTGGTTGCGCCACGCAATCGAGCAACACCTTCCAACCCTTTCAGGCAGAAGATTTGAGCGCCCAGGTTAAAGCGGGGCTGTTGGTGCAAAAAACCAATACCTTCTTCGTTCTGAATGATTCATCATCTTCGATGGGCAAAACTTTCTTGAATTCAGCCGAATACAGCGGCACCAAACTCGACGTGGAAAAAAACCTGTTGAACAAATTCAACAAGACCATTCCCGCCATCCCCTTGTCATCGGGGCTACGCAGCTTTGGTTTTGGCCCTTGCCTAGGTTGGAGCCATACCCATTTGAATCAACCCCTGCAAAACTATTCAAAAGCCGGATTCGACAGCGCGATTACATCGCTAACCTGCTCCAGCGGCGGCACTCCGCTGGCTGAAGCCATCGAGGCATCCAACGCCGATCTTGCGTCGGCTTCTGGCAACATCGCGTTACTGGTATTCAGCGATGGCATGGACGAATTTTCACCTCTGCCCGCCGCGCAAGCACTGAAGGCGCGCTATGGTGACAGACTGTGTATTTACACGGTTTGGGTTGGTAACGAACAAGATGCCCCTGGCCAAACCAACCTGCAGGAAGTCGCGAATATTTCGAACTGCGGCTTTGCCACCGACGTCAATGCCATATCCAACCCTGCCGGCATGGGCAATTTCGTCAAAAACGTCTTTTTCAAACCAGGCTCACCGGTCAAGGAATGCTCGCAACTCGATGACGACAATGACGGCGTCAACAACTGCCTGGACAAATGCCCCAACACACCGAAAGGCGCTAAAGTCGATAAAGATGGTTGCTGGGCATACCACGGCATCTTCTTCGATTTCGACAGCGACAAAATCAAGCCGAACTTTGATCCGGCTCTGGAAAATGCGGTTGAAGTACTGCACATCAATCCAGAATTGTCCATCGAGATTCAAGGACATACCGATTCCTTCGGTTCGGATGACTACAACCTGAACCTGTCGGAGCGCAGAGCGAAAGCCGTCAAAAACGAACTCATCAGAAGAGGCATCGATGGCCATCGCATGAGTACTATAGGGTACGGCGAATCCAAACCTGCCGACACCAACGAAACCGACGAAGGTCGCGCTTACAACCGCCGCGTCGTTTTCGACCGCGCCAAAAAGTAG
- the gltX gene encoding glutamate--tRNA ligase, with translation MSIRTRFAPSPTGYLHVGGARTALFSWLYARKHGGKFILRIEDTDLERSTQESVNAILEGMTWLGLEYDEGPFYQTHRFDRYKEVIQQLLDQGDAYYCYCSKEELEALREQQMANKEKPRYNGKCRHGAEGEGERVIRFKNPESGDVIIDDLVKGRIVVANKELDDLIIARSDGTPTYNLTVVVDDMDMGVTHVIRGDDHVNNTPRQINILKALGAQLPVYAHVPMILGSDGARLSKRHGAVSVMQYRNDGYLPEALLNYLVRLGWSHGDKELFSIDEMIQLFELEKVNVSASTFNTEKLLWLNHQYIMNSDPAHVAHHLSWHLGERGIDPTTGPALIDVVKAQRERCKTLVDMAEQSLYFYRDFEEYDEKAVKKNFKAGVDDILQHLWGRFDAVEDWQPEILHQVVLDGAEQLELNLGKVAQPLRVAVCGSGVSPAIDVTLYLLGKEKTLDRIARAIEFIKNS, from the coding sequence ATGAGTATAAGAACCCGATTTGCCCCGAGTCCTACCGGTTATTTACATGTGGGTGGCGCCAGAACAGCTTTGTTTTCCTGGCTTTATGCCCGTAAACATGGCGGAAAGTTTATTCTGAGGATCGAGGATACTGATCTGGAGCGTTCTACTCAGGAATCGGTCAATGCCATTCTGGAAGGCATGACTTGGTTGGGATTGGAGTATGACGAAGGACCTTTTTATCAAACCCATCGTTTCGATCGCTACAAGGAAGTGATTCAGCAGTTACTGGATCAGGGTGATGCCTATTATTGCTATTGCAGCAAGGAAGAGTTGGAAGCGCTACGCGAACAGCAAATGGCCAATAAGGAAAAACCGCGTTACAACGGTAAATGCCGGCATGGGGCCGAAGGCGAAGGCGAGCGGGTGATACGTTTCAAGAATCCGGAAAGCGGCGATGTGATCATCGATGATCTGGTCAAGGGGCGCATCGTGGTCGCCAATAAGGAGCTGGACGATTTGATCATTGCCCGATCAGATGGTACGCCGACCTACAACTTGACGGTAGTGGTCGATGATATGGACATGGGGGTTACTCACGTGATTCGCGGTGATGACCATGTCAATAATACACCTCGGCAGATCAATATCTTAAAGGCGTTGGGCGCACAGTTGCCTGTCTATGCGCATGTGCCGATGATCTTGGGTTCGGATGGCGCGCGTTTGTCCAAGCGTCACGGTGCTGTCAGCGTGATGCAATATCGCAACGATGGTTATTTGCCAGAGGCTTTGTTGAACTATCTGGTGCGCTTGGGCTGGTCTCATGGCGACAAGGAGTTGTTCAGCATCGATGAAATGATTCAATTGTTCGAGCTGGAAAAAGTCAATGTTTCTGCATCGACTTTCAACACCGAAAAGCTGTTGTGGCTGAATCATCAATACATCATGAACAGCGATCCCGCTCATGTCGCGCATCATCTGAGCTGGCATCTGGGCGAGCGTGGCATTGATCCAACCACGGGGCCGGCTTTGATCGATGTGGTCAAGGCTCAGCGCGAACGCTGTAAAACGCTGGTCGATATGGCCGAGCAAAGCCTGTATTTTTATCGCGATTTCGAGGAGTATGACGAAAAAGCCGTGAAGAAAAATTTCAAGGCTGGGGTCGATGATATTTTGCAACATCTTTGGGGCCGCTTCGATGCGGTCGAGGATTGGCAGCCGGAAATATTGCATCAGGTCGTGCTGGATGGCGCCGAACAACTGGAGCTGAATCTGGGCAAGGTAGCTCAGCCCTTGCGGGTGGCGGTGTGCGGTAGTGGAGTGTCTCCGGCCATCGATGTGACACTATATCTGTTGGGCAAGGAGAAAACCTTGGACAGAATTGCCCGGGCGATAGAATTTATAAAAAATAGCTAG